In Deltaproteobacteria bacterium, the DNA window AAAATCCGAAGAGAGTGGGCAGAAAAGCAAGGATCCATGCCATGAGACCCACAATCACCCCGGCGATTATTTTATCTCTCCTGTCAAAAAGGGTAGTGAAGCGCATGATGAACTTCTTCCCCGGAAAAAGGATGTAAATCCTGAAAACATGCCAGTGATTTCCCGATTACACCATTTATGTTTTCTGCAATGTGCCGTGGTAAAACTTGATGGCGTTACCGCAGTTATCCCTTACATTAGTTTTGTAAGAGTATAGGCCAAGGTGGAAATGTTGGCAATTGAAAAGGATTTGCGATATTACCGCGTACACTCATTGAGCGTATTCAGCGCCGTTATTTAAATGGCCCGCGGTTTAGACACTGCCAGGTTGTCCCGGTGGATGACCTCGTCGTAGGGCTTGCTTCCCAGGACCTGCTCGATCTTTGATGTTTTCAGTCCCTTTATCTTGTCGATATCGGTCGAACTGTAGTTCACCAGCCCTTTCGCGACGTTCGTGCCGTCGCCGCAGACACAGACGACGGGGTCACCAACCGAGAAATTACCCTCGATCCCGATGATTCCCGAGGGAAGCAGGCTTTTCCCCTGGTTGACAATGGCCTGTCGCGCCCCCTCGTCGATGTATATTTTCCCTCGGGACCGGAGGGTAAAAGCGATCCAGTACTTCTTGCTGGTCAGGTGCTGCTCCATGGGGAGAAAAAGCGTTCCCCTGTTCTTGCCGGCCAGCACGTCCGTGATGATCCCCTGTGTCTTTCCGTGGGCGATGATGTAAGGAATGCCGAAGGTCGTCACCTTCCGGGCGGCGATGACCTTGCTCTTCATGCCGCCCATGCCCACCGGGTCGGCCTCGGATGATGCCATATTCTCGATTTCTTCCGTAATTTCCCTTACCAGGGGGATCAGGCGGGACTTTCCGGTTTCCTTCGGGTTCTTGTCGTACAGACCCTTCGTGTTGGTCAGGTTAATGACGAGATTCGCTTCGATGATGTTGGCGATCATGGCGGCCAGGTTGTCGTTGTCGCCGAACTTGATCTCCTCCACGGCCACTGTGTCGTTCTCATTGATGATGGGGACCACGTTCCATTCCAGCAGGACCGAGAGGGTGTTCCGCGTGTTCAGAAATCGCTGCCGGTCGGTGAGATCGCTCATGGTGAGAAGGATCTGGGCGGCCACCATGTCGTGCTTTACAAAAGCGTTCGAATAGACCCGCATCAGCCGTCCCTGGCCGATGGCCGCGGCCGCCTGTTTCTGGGGCATGCTCTGAAGTCTTTGTGTAAATCCCATCCGGTGCATTCCCGAGGCGATGGCGCCCGACGAGACGATGACGAACTGGTACCCCTCGCGGGAATGAGCCGCGATCTCATCGACGATGTTTTCGATGATCTCCGTGTCAAGGCCATCCTTCCCCGTGAGAACCCCGCTGCCGATCTTTACCAGGACCCTTCTTGCCTTTTTCAGAACATCCTTTCGTTCCTTTGACATGCCGCTACTCATCCTCCTGATTCGTAAGCCGCCGTGCGACCTCCAGGATCAGTTCCCTGACCCCCTTTCCCGATACCGCCGAAATGGGGAACACGGGGATTCCCCTCTCCGTAAAATAGGATGTCGCTCCTTCAAGCCTCTCTGCCGCATAAGAAAGATCCATCTTGCCGATGACCACGATCTGCGGTTTTTCCATCAGCGACGGGCTGAAGGAGGCGAGTTCCCTGTTTATCGTTTCATAATCACGGCCGGCGCTCGTGACAGCATCTCCCGATATGTCCAGCATGTGGATAAGTAGCGACGTCCGTTCTATGTGCTTCAGAAAGGTGGTGCCCAGCCCCGCCCCCTGGTGGGCCCCCTCGATCAGTCCCGGGATATCGGCGACGACGAAGGTCTGGAAATTGTCCACCCTGACGACCCCGAGGTTGGGGCGAAGCGTTGTGAAGGGATAATCGGCAATCCGGGGCCGGGCCGCCGATATCCTTGAGATCAGTGTCGATTTGCCGACGTTCGGCAGGCCGATGATGCCCACGTCGGCAAGAAGCTTCAGTTCCAGGAAGACCCATCGTTCCTCCCCGGGCATGCCGTTCTGAGCGTGTCGCGGGGCCTGGTTTGTAGAGCTCTTGAAGAAGGTGTTCCCTCTTCCGCCGATCCCTCCCCGTGCCAGGATACAGGTCTGGCCGTCCTCCGTCAGGTCCGCCAGCAGTTCTTCCGTCTCGGCGTCCCGTATGACCGTTCCCACGGGAACAATGATCTCTATGTCATCACCATTTTTCCCCGTTTTGTTGCTTCCCTCACCGTGGCCTCCCCGCTTCGCCACATGGTGCTGCTGGAATTTGAGGTCGAGGAGCGTTCGATGGCTCTGTGAAGCCCGGGCGATGACGCTTCCGCCTTTTCCGCCGTCTCCGCCGTCGGGACCTCCGCGGGGGATATACTTCTCCCTTCTGAAGCTGACACAGCCTCGTCCGCCGTCACCGGCCCTGACATAGATTTTCGCTTCATCGACGAACTTCATGGTCTGCGAAGTATACAAGCCCTGTTGAATATGTGCTGGATGAAATGCCCTGTCCGGTGTCCACAGCCGTTCATGGTGCCGCCGGGGAAAGAGAAGAAAAAAGGTGCTAGCCTTGAATGAAAACTAACACCTTTATGATCAGTTCCTTCGGGAGGGGGGTCTTGGTGTACCGGTTACCCGCCGCTCCACGTCACGCGTCGTAGACGCTTACCTGTTTCCTGGTCTTGTCTTTTCGTTCAAACTTCACGTACCCGTCAATCTTCGAGAATATCGTATAATCCTTCCCCATTCCCACGTTATTGCCCGGGTGAATTTTCGTTCCAAGCTGGCGGATGATGATGGAGCCCGCCGATATTTTCTGGCCGCCGTAGACCTTCACACCGCGCCGCTGGGACTGGCTGTCTCTTCCGTTACGGCTGCTTCCCTGGCCTTTCTTGTGAGCCATTGACCACTTCCTCCCTTATACGACGATTTCCTTTATTTTCATGCTGGTCAGGTCCTGGCGATGTCCCGTTTTCTTCCTGTATCCTTTTCTGCGCTTCATTTTAAAAACGGTGATCTTGGGACCTCTCGTCTGGGCGATGATTTCTCCGACGACCTTCGCTCCTTCAACGAGCGGGGTCCCGATTTTAATGGTATCGGTGCCGCCCACCATGAGGACTTCTTCAAAGGAAATGACGTCTCCCTTGTTTCCCTCTATTTTCTCAAAACTCAGCACATCGCCTTCCGAAACTTTGTACTGTTTTCCGCCCGTCTTGATTACTGCGTACATCGCCGTATCCTTGTCTGAAATTAGAAACTGCTATTATAGATTTTTGCTACCTTTTGTCAACATATAAAAAACAAAGCGCCTTTCAATGATCACCAGGGCCTGCCCCGGCGGCGCCTGTCACAGGTGCTGTATATGTCCCGGTGAACCGCCGGGAA includes these proteins:
- the proB gene encoding glutamate 5-kinase, which gives rise to MSKERKDVLKKARRVLVKIGSGVLTGKDGLDTEIIENIVDEIAAHSREGYQFVIVSSGAIASGMHRMGFTQRLQSMPQKQAAAAIGQGRLMRVYSNAFVKHDMVAAQILLTMSDLTDRQRFLNTRNTLSVLLEWNVVPIINENDTVAVEEIKFGDNDNLAAMIANIIEANLVINLTNTKGLYDKNPKETGKSRLIPLVREITEEIENMASSEADPVGMGGMKSKVIAARKVTTFGIPYIIAHGKTQGIITDVLAGKNRGTLFLPMEQHLTSKKYWIAFTLRSRGKIYIDEGARQAIVNQGKSLLPSGIIGIEGNFSVGDPVVCVCGDGTNVAKGLVNYSSTDIDKIKGLKTSKIEQVLGSKPYDEVIHRDNLAVSKPRAI
- the obgE gene encoding GTPase ObgE gives rise to the protein MKFVDEAKIYVRAGDGGRGCVSFRREKYIPRGGPDGGDGGKGGSVIARASQSHRTLLDLKFQQHHVAKRGGHGEGSNKTGKNGDDIEIIVPVGTVIRDAETEELLADLTEDGQTCILARGGIGGRGNTFFKSSTNQAPRHAQNGMPGEERWVFLELKLLADVGIIGLPNVGKSTLISRISAARPRIADYPFTTLRPNLGVVRVDNFQTFVVADIPGLIEGAHQGAGLGTTFLKHIERTSLLIHMLDISGDAVTSAGRDYETINRELASFSPSLMEKPQIVVIGKMDLSYAAERLEGATSYFTERGIPVFPISAVSGKGVRELILEVARRLTNQEDE
- the rpmA gene encoding 50S ribosomal protein L27, which gives rise to MAHKKGQGSSRNGRDSQSQRRGVKVYGGQKISAGSIIIRQLGTKIHPGNNVGMGKDYTIFSKIDGYVKFERKDKTRKQVSVYDA
- the rplU gene encoding 50S ribosomal protein L21, with amino-acid sequence MYAVIKTGGKQYKVSEGDVLSFEKIEGNKGDVISFEEVLMVGGTDTIKIGTPLVEGAKVVGEIIAQTRGPKITVFKMKRRKGYRKKTGHRQDLTSMKIKEIVV